The Coprobacter tertius DNA window TAAAACGAGAGACCGTCACCGGTTTTACCGACAAAGTGGCCGTAGTATATGCCGAGGGGATACCCGCAAGCGCGATCTGGCCGCTGGGCACGGTACTTACCCGCGACGGGGCGACGATACGCCATCAGGTGGACAGAGGGAACGGGGACAACCCCGATATCAACAGCAAACTCTCGGCGCGGTTTATCGTGGCGCCGACAGATTTACCAGGGGGAGATAGAGTGACGTGGGCGAAAGCTTCGGGTTTCGATGACAGTGCGAACAGCAATCTCGCTGCCGACTTTGCCAGTCCTGTCACAGGCGGATGCAACACATTAACGACGGGCGGGCGGCACTGGCGGCTGCCTACCCAGCGCGAGTTGCAACTGATGTTGTTGCTCGTGCAAGGGATCGATGTCATTTATCCTTCGAACAAGATGATGGGAGCATCAAGTACCGAAAAGAGATACTGGAGTGCGACCGAAGAGTCGGGCAGCGATGCTTGGTATGTAGCATTCTACAGCCCCTATTATGCCGAGAGGATTTCGAATCAGATTGGTAAAAACTACAAATACTATGTCCGTTGTATCAGCGATTACTGATGACAGCGGGTGGGGTAACATTCTCAATTCTTGCGGGCAGGGCGATTATCCGAAGTTGCCGCTAATTTACTTACCCGTAAGAGATTTTCTCCCAGTCCGATTCGGTAACCTTGCGCCATAAAAACGATGTTTCCTTCAGGCGTGATAAATACGCTGGTGGGTAACACTTCATCGCTTTTCCCGCACGATTTCAATATTCGTTTTAACAGGATACGGTCTTTATCGATACCATAACGTACGTTTCCGGGCAGGTTTTTATAACTTTCGGGGGAGAAGGACGACTGTTTATCGTCGGGGATCATAATAAGAATCGTTCCTCCCCATTGCTCGAATGTTGTTTTTACGGCCGGTAAATCGGCAAGGATGTGGCGACTCGGTTCGCTCCCCGGGTCGATGACCGAAAGTGCGATTCCGTTTTCTCCGGCCAATTCTTTTAATGTAACGGCATTTTCGTTCGTGTCGGTTACCGGTGTATCCATGTCTATGGTTCCCAATATCTCGATGCGTTCTTCAAGGGGAAGCAATTGCACCGGTATTTTGCAAACTGCGTTTTCGGCGATATTGAAATACCGGATACGGGTTCTTACATTCCCGTCGTTGTATCGGCTGCCTGTCATAATGCGGTAATAACCCGGTTCGAGGGATAGGGCGGCCGGAAAAGTATTCATAACGGGTTTCCCTTCATAATCCAGCGAACGGAAGATGCCGTTATCGTATTTCTGTAAAGTAAAATGGCTGTAATATTGGGGTTTTACCGGGTTGTCCGGGGAATTTTCCAATATCAACGTTCCTCGTTTTCCCGTGACGGTTTCGGTCTCGAAAGCAATATCCTGCCAGTCTTTTCCGTCGTAGTGCTGTACTTTTCCCGTCACCGAATTTACACGTGCCGGTATGCCCATATCGCGGCAAAGAGCTACATAATATATGTTTCGGGAAATGGGGTCGGCTACTTTCAGTTGATGTACCCCCAAGGGAGTGATGCGGCAATTATAAAAATTATTTTCGGTATCTACGGTTATATTTTGTTTTACCCAATCGGTGAGGATCGAAATATCTTCTTTCGATTTATTGATAAAATCGGGCGAAAAATCTTTTTTAAGTTTATTGCGCCAGGGCCGGATGATTTCCAGTTCGATACGGGGCGATAATATGCCTTCGATATAGATGTCTTTGGACAAACCGGGGTTTTCAACAGCTTCATTCAGGTGGTTTTCGAGTATTCCGGCTGGGGTGTCGCGCAGGTCTTTTTCCGAAAGGCTGCCGAGAAAAGAAAGCGCGTATGGCAATGATGCGTTAGCGGTGAGATACGAGACGATCTCCGGATGATTACCATAACTGAGTGCTATATAGCGGGCGGTTTCCGCTTTGTCGAGTTTGAGTTTCAGGGCGAGCGACTCCGCCTCTTCCGGTTGCATAAATGTAGTCATATAGGCGTTACGTATCGAGTCTTCCTGCACGAGTCTTTCCGAGTTGGCTTTTATAAGAGCGGCATCGAGCATTTCCACTGGTTTTTCAGGGGGTACGGTCAGATCGAAATTTTCGGTATATTCTTTTCCTGGTTGTTTATTCGGAATCAGGGTGATTGTATCCTGATCTGCCCGTAACAGGCTGTAATCGTATAAGTTTCCTTTCGAAGCCCATATACAAAGGTCTCCTTTACCGGTTTTGGCCGAAACGATTCCGTCAGCTCCTGTATATTTGGTGACGATAGGATAGAATTCGGCGTAATTGTATAGTCCGAAATCTACTCTCGCACCGCCTACCGGATGTTTTTCCGAATCGATGATTTTTACGACGACGGTTTTTGTATCGGTGTAGTTCGGCAATACATTCAGTTCCGAAAAGCATTTTTCTTTTACGTTTACTTCGGGCGTTTCTTCGTATGTGCCGAAGGCTTTGGTGTGTATCATCATGGCTCGTTTGGCCGGGACGTCGAACCATCCGACATCCAATCTCGCTTCGGGTTCGCAGGCTCCCATATAATGCCATTTACCATCGGTAAATACTTCTACCCACGCATGGTTGTCGTCTTGGTGCGCCCAACGGGGAGTATAGACTTGTCTGGCTGGAATTCCGACACTTCGTAAAGCAGTTACGGCAAAGGTAGATTCTTCACCACAGCGTCCGAAAGATGTTCGCATCGAGGCTAACGGAGAGGAAGTACGACCGTCGCTGCCCCGGTAACACATTTTTTCGTGGCACCAGTGGTTAACTTCCAATGCGGCTTCTGAAGCATTCATTCCCTGAATACGGTCTTTCAATTCTTCATAAAATACGATTCGGGCCGTATCGAGGTTCTCGTTATTTACCCGGTAAGGAAGTACGAAATGAAGGAAATCTTTTTCTGAAATATCTTTTCCCCACGGAAACTCGCTGCGGGCTTTTAAGGCATAATCGACCTGACGGAGGAAGAAATCTCCGTCGTAATCTGCCAGGTCGCTTAGCGGCATATAAGCGTATAGATATTGGAGAGCTTCTCTTTGTTCTGTCGAGAGTTCTTTCTCGAAAATACTGAACAGGGCCGAATCCCGGTTCTCAGCCAGTTTTTTACGGGCTTCGAATTGTGTTTCTACCTGTTGGCGATAATCTTCGTCGACAATCAGGTGTTTTTTCTGAGTACAGCCTTGAAATAGAAATGCCGCAGCTAATGCAAAAGCGCAACAACTCGTTCTTATTTTCATAATGAGATGAAATTTACATGAAACAGATCGCTGCATAAGGCTCGCTTTCTGTCTTTTGACAAATATACATAACTTATTTTTAATATCTTGCTTTCTGTAGGGGTGAAAATAAAGTTGTGGTAGTCATTCTTTGTTTATAAATTTTAAATAAAGTAAAAGCCGATATTTAACAGGATATCGTTATCTTTACTATCGGATTAAAACTTTCATTACAACTTTAATGTTGTTCTTAAAAAGTGATGATATGAATAAAATGGTTAAGAGCGTGCTGTTTGCGTTTATGCTTTCTTTGTCCGTTTTGCCGGTATTTGCCCAGATAGAGGGGATTCCGCATGGTGTAAAAATTTCCGATGCGGAGATAGAGAACTTTAAAAATCCGGCTTTGGCTTTGGCTAAATCGGAAGAGGCTTTGCAAGCTGCAATAAAAGGAAATGACGGTCCCATGATCATAAAATCCTTAGCGGATTATACGACTTATCAGTTGTTGATATCGCAGGATAGTTTCCCTGCGATTATAAAAAGAACCGAAGAAATAATTTTGCATACCGGCGATAAGGCCGGAAAAGCGGTATTGAATTCTTTCTTGGCAAGCCTTTATCAGGGCTATTATTTGCAGGATGCATATCGCTATAATCGCCGGGATATGTTGGCCGATACACGTCCGGAAGATATCGCCGAATGGAGTGGAAAAATGTTTCTGCTCAAGTGCGATACGCTTTTGCGGCAATCGCTGCAACCTGCCGGTGACTTACAGCATATACCGGCGAATCAGTACCGGGCTGCGTTGATAGAAGGAAAAAGTTCTCCCACGTTAAGGCCTACCCTCTTTGATTTTCTGGCTTTTCGGGCGATTTCGATATATAAAACTTTGTCGGGATACGCTCGTTCGGTTTTCCCGGATGCGGAGCCTGTAAATGAAGAAAGGGCTCTGGCGCCGGCAAAGGAATTTATCGGATACGATTTTAATTTTTCAGGTTCCGATGACGAGAAAGCGGTTTTAGGTATTTATCAGCAATTATTGGCTTTTCACAGTAAGGATAATAATGCAGAGGCTTTTCTGATGACCGATCTCGACCGTCTCGCATACGCAAATCGTCAGTATACCCATGATTCTTTGTATACGCAACGGTTGCGGGAGTTAATGCGGGAATATAGAGATAACGAATATGTTACCGAAGTGGCGAGGCAATTGCTGAATATTTACCGCTCGAACAGAGATGAAGAAAATCTCGGAAATTTTTTACAAGAGTGTAAAGGGATTGTAAAACAGTACCCTGGTTTTGATGGAAGTATTTGTTTGGCAGGCCTGATTAAAGAGATTACTTTCCCTTCTTTGGTAGCGAGTATTTCCGAAACGGTGGGAATAGATGAAGAACCCGCTTGTGAAGTGGGATATCGAAACATCGGTTCGTTCGAAATATTTTTATATTCTATAACACAGGCGGGCGCGGAGGACACGATTTACAGAAATACGGTGACTGCAGCCCACCGGTTTAATTATTTCGATAAACAAGATACGGTAAAATTGCCTTCCCTTCCGGTAGGGACTTATCGTTTAAAAATCCTTCCCGATCGTATCGATAGTCTTGCCGTATGGGTAACCTTTAAAGTGAGTCGTTTAATGGCATTAAATCGAGCCTCGGGGCCGGGAATGTCTCAATGGATCGTCGTCGATCGTATGACGGGCAAACCCATCAGCAACGCCGAAGTGATCATATATGATGATGCGGAAAAAGAGATCGAAAAATTGAAAGTCGGGAAAGACGG harbors:
- a CDS encoding Lcl domain-containing protein; this translates as MKKQQNMKRINGFARRCIPVWYVAVLWVLNVTGAAAQHVKRETVTGFTDKVAVVYAEGIPASAIWPLGTVLTRDGATIRHQVDRGNGDNPDINSKLSARFIVAPTDLPGGDRVTWAKASGFDDSANSNLAADFASPVTGGCNTLTTGGRHWRLPTQRELQLMLLLVQGIDVIYPSNKMMGASSTEKRYWSATEESGSDAWYVAFYSPYYAERISNQIGKNYKYYVRCISDY
- a CDS encoding transglutaminase-like domain-containing protein; protein product: MKIRTSCCAFALAAAFLFQGCTQKKHLIVDEDYRQQVETQFEARKKLAENRDSALFSIFEKELSTEQREALQYLYAYMPLSDLADYDGDFFLRQVDYALKARSEFPWGKDISEKDFLHFVLPYRVNNENLDTARIVFYEELKDRIQGMNASEAALEVNHWCHEKMCYRGSDGRTSSPLASMRTSFGRCGEESTFAVTALRSVGIPARQVYTPRWAHQDDNHAWVEVFTDGKWHYMGACEPEARLDVGWFDVPAKRAMMIHTKAFGTYEETPEVNVKEKCFSELNVLPNYTDTKTVVVKIIDSEKHPVGGARVDFGLYNYAEFYPIVTKYTGADGIVSAKTGKGDLCIWASKGNLYDYSLLRADQDTITLIPNKQPGKEYTENFDLTVPPEKPVEMLDAALIKANSERLVQEDSIRNAYMTTFMQPEEAESLALKLKLDKAETARYIALSYGNHPEIVSYLTANASLPYALSFLGSLSEKDLRDTPAGILENHLNEAVENPGLSKDIYIEGILSPRIELEIIRPWRNKLKKDFSPDFINKSKEDISILTDWVKQNITVDTENNFYNCRITPLGVHQLKVADPISRNIYYVALCRDMGIPARVNSVTGKVQHYDGKDWQDIAFETETVTGKRGTLILENSPDNPVKPQYYSHFTLQKYDNGIFRSLDYEGKPVMNTFPAALSLEPGYYRIMTGSRYNDGNVRTRIRYFNIAENAVCKIPVQLLPLEERIEILGTIDMDTPVTDTNENAVTLKELAGENGIALSVIDPGSEPSRHILADLPAVKTTFEQWGGTILIMIPDDKQSSFSPESYKNLPGNVRYGIDKDRILLKRILKSCGKSDEVLPTSVFITPEGNIVFMAQGYRIGLGENLLRVSKLAATSDNRPARKN